The following nucleotide sequence is from Candidatus Limnocylindria bacterium.
GCGTTTCGTCGCATTCGGGAGATGCGCGAGAAGGAACTCCGACTGCTCGACATGTGACCCGGTGCCCATGATCTGCGTGTCGCGGTCGCCGATCATGACCAGCGTCGGCATGCGTATCTCGCCGAGCCGGCCCGCGGTCTGGTGCTCCTGGCGAGCGAGCACGTGGCGCAGGTAGTTCTCGAGGTCGGGACGCTGCGACCAGAACGCGTCGTGCAGCCACGCGACACGCTCGGGGTGCGCGGCGGCGAACTCCGGAGTGAAGAACGTGTCGCGGATGTGCTCGCGCATGTACCGCTCGTAGCCGAGCTCGATCATCTCCTTGGCCGCGTGCACCGGGATGCCGCGTGTGACAGGACGGTCGTCGCGGAACTGGCCGGGTCCCGACGCAGCGAGGATGAGCGTGCGGATCCGCTCGGGATGGTCGAGCGCCATCCATTGCGCGACGCGCCCGCCCATCGAATGGCCGAGCACGTGCGCCGCCGGAAGGCCGAGGGCGTCCATGAGCCCGATCGCGTCCTCGGCGAAAAGGCGTGTGGAATATCGATCCGGCGACGGCGGTGTCTTCCCGGTGCCGCGATGATCGAACGTGAGCACGGCATGTCGCTCGAGGAGCGGCGTGGTGAATTCCGCTGGCCATGTCGCCCCGTGATAACCCGTC
It contains:
- a CDS encoding alpha/beta hydrolase, translated to MYSQLSAIVYARDTSESSGHPIAHELRGKGVPIVLVAGTGYHGATWPAEFTTPLLERHAVLTFDHRGTGKTPPSPDRYSTRLFAEDAIGLMDALGLPAAHVLGHSMGGRVAQWMALDHPERIRTLILAASGPGQFRDDRPVTRGIPVHAAKEMIELGYERYMREHIRDTFFTPEFAAAHPERVAWLHDAFWSQRPDLENYLRHVLARQEHQTAGRLGEIRMPTLVMIGDRDTQIMGTGSHVEQSEFLLAHLPNATKRVVEGAAHGYFWQLPERSAEIVLDWTSTR